From a region of the Hippopotamus amphibius kiboko isolate mHipAmp2 chromosome 3, mHipAmp2.hap2, whole genome shotgun sequence genome:
- the LOC130849427 gene encoding calmodulin-1-like, with product MADQLTEEQIAEFKEAFSLFDKDGDGTITTKELGTVMRSLGQNPTEAELWDMINEVDADGNGTIDFPEFLTMMARKMKDTDSEEELREAFCVFEKDGNGYISAAELRHVMTNLGEKLTDEEVDEMIREADIDGDGQVNYEEFVQMMTAK from the coding sequence ATGGCTGACCAACTGACTGAAGAGCAAATTGCAGAATTCAAAGAAGCTTTTTCACTATTTGACAAGGATGGTGATGGAACTATAACAACTAAGGAATTGGGAACTGTAATGAGGTCTCTTGGGCAGAATCCCACAGAAGCAGAGTTATGGGACATGATTAATGAAGTAGATGCTGATGGTAATGGCACAATTGACTTCCCTGAATTTCTGACAATGATGGCAAGGAAAATGAAAGACACAGACAGTGAAGAAGAGCTTAGAGAAGCATTCTGTGTATTTGAGAAGGATGGTAATGGCTATATTAGTGCAGCAGAGCTCCGCCATGTGATGACAAACCTTGGAGAGAAGTTAACAGATGAAGAGGTTGATGAAATGATCAGGGAAGCAGATATTGACGGTGATGGTCAAGTAAACTATGAAGAGTTTGTACAGATGATGACAGCAAAGTGA